One window from the genome of Cucumis melo cultivar AY chromosome 12, USDA_Cmelo_AY_1.0, whole genome shotgun sequence encodes:
- the LOC127144141 gene encoding uncharacterized protein LOC127144141, which yields MADALTTLAVMFDLNLEFELHPIQITKRDVSAYCMNVGNDNKPWYFDIKQYIKCREYPYEASENDKRTIRRLAMNFFLSGEVLYRRNHDMVLLRCVDEEEAK from the coding sequence ATGGCAGATGCATTAACCACTCTGGCAGTGATgtttgatcttaatcttgaatTTGAACTTCATCCAATCCAAATTACAAAGAGAGATGTGTCAGCATATTGCATGAATGTTGGAAATGATAACAAGCCATGGTATTTTGACATTAagcaatacataaagtgtagaGAATATCCATACGAAGCTTCAGAGAATGACAAACGCACAATAAGGAGGTTGGCCATGAACTTTTTCTTAAGTGGTGAAGTTCTTTATAGAAGAAACCACGATATGGTGCTCCTTCGGTGTGTTGATGAAGAGGAAGCAAAATAA
- the LOC127144142 gene encoding uncharacterized protein LOC127144142: MDSIKYIFEKPSLSGRIAKWQVLLSEYDIVYVTKKTMKGSAVADHLAAQPVADYELMRIDFPDENIFLVEKNARDHETRTMLFDGASNELGHGIGVVLISLEGKVFPLTAKLCFECTHNIAEYEACIMGLQVACNMSIKKLKVLDDSILVIHQVKEEWETRDAKLVPYS, from the coding sequence ATGGATtcaataaaatacatttttgagAAACCGTCATTATCTGGAAGGATTGCAAAATGGCAAGTTTTGTTGTCAGAGTATGATATTGTTTATGTTACTAAAAAAACAATGAAGGGAAGCGCAGTTGCTGATCATTTAGCTGCTCAACCAGTAGCAGATTACGAACTTATGAGGATTGATTTCCCGGATGAAAACATATTTCTGGTTGAAAAGAATGCTAGAGATCATGAGACAAGGACTATGCTTTTCGATGGTGCCTCAAATGAGTTGGGACATGGGATTGGAGTTGTGCTAATTTCTCTAGAAGGAAAGGTTTTCCCCCTAACGGCCAAGTTATGTTTTGAATGCACTCACAATATCGCTGAATATGAAGCTTGCATTATGGGACTTCAAGTAGCATGCAATATGAGTATTAAAAAGTTGAAAGTTTTGGATGACTCGATATTAGTGATACATCAAGTCAAGGAAGAATGGGAAACAAGAGATGCTAAATTGGTGCCTTACAGCTAA